One Brassica oleracea var. oleracea cultivar TO1000 unplaced genomic scaffold, BOL UnpScaffold00970, whole genome shotgun sequence DNA window includes the following coding sequences:
- the LOC106320594 gene encoding uncharacterized protein LOC106320594: protein MTVQRLKYIKKELDPDIIFLMETKNPPEFVTSTLDPLNFESLYHVPPHSPGGGGLSLLWNACVEINVLSSCDNFIDAEISYKKKTIHSTFTYGAPELQRRRQVLQTLTDLGLSRTQPWYLTGDFNEILDNNTPVTSCPGEACVTTIPSIADLTAPYPTVHEPICFPQADAPISTLKVLIIDRSSHTLNRIRKGGKDYFAMTGGSAKTRKSERLSPTPGINTETLSRIKLQPAEERKIKEGKQKLELAMASEVADESLILIYEEFEILEVITEYFSNLFTSSNALSIDVVEEAISSRIPEDTNNKLITIPTAKEVCDAVFNIHPDKAPGPDGFSAGFFRTNWSTVGPAVTTEVIEFFRDETWPQNINLTHIRLIPKIKSPKVVADYRPIALCSVYYKIISKILTRRIQPILDSIIAENQSAFIPGRAITDNIMITHETLHFLKRSGATKHCSMAVKTDMSKAYDRLEWDFIKAVMTRLGLHENFCSWIMQCLSSVRYSILLNGEAQGMITPTRGIRQGDPLSPYIFILCSEVLSGLCTAAQRRVTLAGLQVSCRSPKINRLLFADDTMFFAKTNPKSVAALKEVIERYKRESGQAINAAKSAITFSWKMPQGITDRVKNSLGIAKEGGQGKYLGLPDHFGRRKRVMFTPIVDRIRQKAMSWSTRQLSAGGKMSKRDGGLGFRDIEIFNDSLLAKQGWCILQKPDCLLAKVLLGKYCNYETFLEVQASNSCSHRWRSILCGRDLLLENTAKVIGDGKDTSIWNEPWCSTDRRLQPMGPLELATKDLKVADLMIEDSTEWNMELIN, encoded by the exons ATGACAGTCCAAAGATTAAAGTATATTAAGAAAGAGTTAGATCCTGATATCATCTTCTTAATGGAAACAAAAAATCCCCCAGAGTTTGTGACCTCAACGCTAGATCCTTTAAACTTCGAGTCATTATACCACGTCCCACCTCACAGCCCTGGCGGAGGAGGACTGTCTCTTTTATGGAATGCTTGTGTGGAAATCAATGTACTATCATCTTGTGATAATTTTATTGATGCGGAAATCTCttataagaagaaaacaattcACTCTACATTCACATATGGTGCACCTGAACTTCAACGTCGCAGACAAGTTCTCCAAACACTCACAGATTTGGGATTATCAAGAACACAGCCTTGGTACCTTACCGGTGATTTCAATGAGATCCTAGACAACA ACACTCCGGTAACTTCCTGTCCTGGAGAGGCGTGCGTTACAACCATACCGTCCATTGCCGACTTGACCGCGCCTTATCCAACAGTACATGAGCCGATATGCTTCCCTCAGGCAGATGCTCCTATCTCAACTTTGAAGGTTCTGATCATAGACCGATCATCTCATACCTTGAACCGGATTAGAAAAGGAGGAAAGGATTATTTCGCTATGACAGGCGGCTCTGCAAAAACGAGGAAGTCAGAAAGATTATCGCCAACACCTGGAATCAACACCGAAACTCTGTCGAGGATAAAATTGCAGCCTGCCGAAGA GCGTAAGATAAAGGAAGGTAAACAAAAACTGGAGCTCGCTATGGCTAGTGAAGTAGCAGATGAGAGCTTGATCCTCA TTTATGAGGAATTCGAGATACTTGAAGTTATCACAGAATACTTCTCCAACCTGTTCACATCAAGTAATGCATTGTCAATCGATGTAGTTGAGGAAGCAATTTCTAGCAGGATACCCGAGGACACAAACAACAAGCTTATAACGATCCCGACAGCCAAAGAAGTGTGTGATGCAGTGTTTAATATCCACCCCGATAAGGCGCCGGGACCTGACGGATTCTCAGCTGGATTCTTTCGCACCAACTGGAGCACAGTCGGACCAGCTGTAACTACGGAAGTCATCGAGTTCTTCAGAGACGAAACCTGGCCTCAGAACATTAATCTGACCCATATCCGGCTCATCCCAAAGATTAAGTCTCCTAAGGTGGTTGCTGATTATAGACCTATAGCTCTATGCAGCGTATACTACAAGATCATTTCCAAAATCCTTACGAGACGGATCCAACCTATCCTCGATTCCATCATCGCGGAAAATCAGTCGGCCTTCATTCCCGGCAGAGCTATCACAGATAACATCATGATAACACATGAAACGTTACACTTCTTGAAGAGATCGGGGGCGACAAAACATTGCTCAATGGCCGTGAAGACTGATATGAGCAAGGCGTATGATCGGCTAGAATGGGACTTCATTAAAGCGGTGATGACCAGACTGGGATTACACGAGAACTTCTGCAGCTGGATCATGCAATGCCTTTCTTCAGTCAGATACTCGATACTACTGAACGGAGAAGCCCAAGGGATGATCACCCCGACCCGAGGGATACGACAAGGCGACCCGCTTTCGCCTTACATCTTTATCCTATGCAGTGAAGTGCTTTCCGGACTTTGTACAGCAGCACAGCGACGAGTGACCCTAGCAGGACTGCAAGTCTCGTGTCGTAGCCCGAAGATAAACCGCCTTCTATTTGCTGATGATACTATGTTCTTCGCAAAGACAAACCCGAAGAGTGTAGCGGCTCTTAAAGAGGTGATCGAGAGATACAAAAGGGAATCAGGGCAAGCCATCAATGCTGCAAAGTCAGCCATCACATTCTCATGGAAAATGCCCCAAGGAATCACAGATAGAGTCAAAAACAGTCTCGGCATTGCTAAAGAAGGAGGCCAAGGAAAGTACCTAGGCCTTCCGGATCACTTCGGACGCCGGAAACGAGTTATGTTTACGCCCATTGTCGACCGCATACGCCAAAAGGCTATGAGTTGGAGCACACGACAGCTATCAGCAGGGGGCAAGATG TCGAAAAGAGATGGAGGACTAGGCTTCCGTGACATTGAAATCTTCAACGACTCCCTCCTAGCCAAACAGGGCTGGTGCATCCTCCAGAAGCCGGACTGCTTACTTGCTAAGGTCCTACTGGGCAAGTACTGCAACTATGAGACGTTCTTAGAAGTCCAAGCTAGCAACTCGTGTTCCCATAGATGGCGGAGCATATTATGTGGTAGAGACCTCCTCCTTGAAAACACAGCGAAAGTAATAGGAGACGGAAAGGACACAAGCATTTGGAATGAACCTTGGTGCTCCACAGATAGAAGACTACAACCAATGGGACCACTAGAGCTTGCTACTAAAGACCTAAAAGTCGCAGATTTAATGATAGAGGACTCAACGGAATGGAACATGGAGCTTATCAACTGA